One Salvia miltiorrhiza cultivar Shanhuang (shh) chromosome 6, IMPLAD_Smil_shh, whole genome shotgun sequence genomic window, ACCAGTGAGCCGAATTCCTCCAACAAACATCAGCAAAACTACACCCCATAAAAAGGTGACATCTATTCTCGGACCTTTCCCCACATATGCCACATGAGCAATCCACCTCCACAATTTTAAGTAAGAGGTTTCATTTCATTGGTAACACATCATGGACAGCTCTCCAAAGGAAAAACTTGATCTTTGGTGGAACATTAATTTTCCACAAAGGTTTCCAAGGTCCTGAAACCCCATACTCATCATTAATAGTCATGGAGCAGGTGAGATCATAGGCGGAATGTACCGAATAATTACCTTTTGGTGTGTAATGCCAAATAAGTCGATCTTCACTAATATCCATCCCAAGAAGAATACTCAAAACTTCCTTAGCAATGTCTTGATCAAATATTAACTCCACCAAGTTTGTGTCCCCGCTCCCATCTTCCCCTCTCATTAGCTCATTCACTTTCATTCCAGCGTTCGTCCTCATGAAAAGAACAAATAAGAACTTACCATCTCTTTTCATCCACGAGTTGTGAAACACTCGAACACCCATCTCGCTTCCTATTTTCCAACGAATTTTACTCTGCAATAAATCTTAGGACGAGCAAATGCTTTCCCAAGTAAATTGGAGAAAATTAAGCTTGACTATTTCAAATAGATAGGccgaaaacaaaaaataaaaaacgaaaATGTTCAGCTTTGTAGGCTTGGgcctaatttattatttaagatAGTCTTTTTTCTAAATGCGGTAAGACAATATCGTGAGATTAATTTATGAATGATaacatgtactccctccgtccacaaattgTTGGCCTATGAGgtaaaacacgggttttaataaaaaatgtatttttattagttgagtgaagAAATGGACCCACAATTTATTAAAGTCAATGCAATTAGtatattcaataattttttaatctctctctcttctactaATGCTACCGTCTTTAAAAAAAGGGACCCaccatttataaattaaagacTGCAGTATCAGAGAATTAAAAAAAGCTTTAATTTCCATTTCACTAAACTGAAAATTTATGGAGGGAAAGCCTCCAAATTTTGGCTCCCTCCAAATGCATAAATTAGTCACCTATTTAAACATAAAAGCACTATTCCAGCATCATTTACACTCCATTCGAAAGGTTCAAAATACATAAATGGAGCTCATGTCTTCCAAAAAACACTTAATTATAGAAGAGCAAAATGCTATGGCTCATTGGCTTCTCACAAATAGCACCAACGGGAAAACAAACGATGGAGCACAAAAGGAGGAAGCTGCTATGTTTGGTGTGTCGAGATGATCGGTGCGTCGTTTCTAGAGCAAAACAAAATAGAAGATTCAGTCAGGTACACCAATGATATTCACATCAGCTCACAAAGGTGTGATACACAAAGATAGAAAAAAACTTATGTTGAGAAGGTTAAGTCATTGTCCATTCTTGAGAGGTCTACAATTCATAAAATGGCTGTCAAGCTTCAAGTTAGCAAGAGCTTACTTGGGCAGTGGATAAAAAGAAAGGAATTAAGACCACATACAAGTGCAATCAAACCATTCTTGACTGATGTAAACAAGATATCAAGGATGAAGTATTGTTTAAGTAATGTTGTGTATGATGCAGCAATGTCAAGGTactgttggaaattggttgtgagtaaccaatgtttaataatttttcgagtaccgaaaacatttaatttagcagaattaaatgggacaggatcgatctacgtttcgagtagatgatcgtagtatatttatttactcaaaaccgatttccggtgagtgagaaataattgtttaaagttgggtacttgaaacatggagttgtgggaaaagataagcattaaataagatttaatacttatcccacattggaatgtggatcacatttattacagtataaaagctattacatcacaggatgtaataaaactgtgtgcacacgtgacgggttgcacagcccacacgcgcgcgccgccgccgccgccgcccgcccggcccggccccggccccgtcgcccgacgcccggcgcccggccccggcccccgccccgtcgcccgacgcccggccccggcccccggcgcccggccccggTCCCGGTCCCGTCCCCGTCCCCGTCACCCGTCACCCGACgcgcggccgtggacttggacttggatcttggcaattggtctttgggtggtctttgggctggtctttgggcctaccctaggcccacatcgacccttatctttttggaccaacgaaaaCTTGGTTCGAAGGAGACGAGGCCCAACCCGGTTGGGCCTACGCGCACGCACACGAAGCCCGCTAGGGCTTGGCccgggaggacccttggtctcccaggaagcttcccACGTAACTGCAGAGCTGTTACCTATGTAACTGCTGTCGGAGGAGTCATGGCAGATTCAAACAGCAGGGCTGTTACACCTGTAACTCCCGACACCATTTGAATACCATCAATGGTATTAATCCAGCAggctccccctattgatgtggactgtgcctatatataggacagcctccatgcatcattTTTCACCTGAAAATCATCACAAGCAACATCACTCTGATACTCTGCATACTGCATCTGTTGAGTTCTGTTCTTgcctcgttccagttcgccgaagctcgttggtgtgcggtgctgctacctacgagacgaagccgtttcatctttggggacgacacgccaaaccgagagcactaccggggcgtatctcgtcttgcggacagaggaccctcctcgactcggctgccTTTCTGGTTTTATTAgattgtaatttcaatacagtttttCCCTTGTATTCTCATCTCCTACATTTCTGTGTTACATTGTACTACGCCCGCAAGCTTATATTCCAACAGGTACAGTTATCAAAGCATGCATTATGTTGTTCATATAGACGAGAAATGGTTCTATATGACCAAGACATCGGATAGGTATTACCTACTCCCTAAAGAAACAGACCTGTACAGAGCATGCAAGTCTAAACGTTTCATCACAAAGGTGATGTTTATGTGTGCTGTCACTAGGCCACAATTTTCAGCAGATGGGCAGGAGCTATTCGATGGAAAGATTGGAATTTTTCCATTTATTACAGTCGAGGCAACcaagagaaaatcgaaaaacaGAGCAAAGGGTGTTTTAGAAGTGAAGCCAATTCAGTCAATCACCAAAGAAGTAATCAAAGAGTGCATAATTAAACAGGTAATGCTTACTTAACCTCATTTTATTTCAACTATCAGACCTTATTTAGGTTCATCATATAGTTGCTGCCACATTATTTCAGGTTATACCAGCAATCAAAGAGAAGTGGCCAAAATCATATCAACTTAAGCATATCATCATTCAACAGGATAATGCAAAACCACATTTCAACAAAGACGATCCAGATTTTATAGTTGCTGCCAACAGTGATGGATTCAAGATTGAGCTAGTTTGCCAACCAGCCAACTCACCTGACCTAAATGTCAATGACTTAGGTTTTTTTAGGGCTATACAATCACTGCAGGATGACAAGATGGCAAAAACTGTTAAAGACCTACTGCAGAATGTGCTGATTTCTTTCCAAGAGCTTTCAACAATTACACTCAACAATGTCTTCTTGACATTGCAAGGGTGTTTAACTGAGATTATGCGAGTTCAAGGAAGCAATGACTACAAGATTCCACACATAAACAAATCAAGGCTCTTGAGGATGGGAATGCTGCTAGAATGCATAGAAGTGGATGAAGGACTTATCAAAGATAGCCTAACTCATGTGATGCAGTTTGATGTGAATGCAGGCACAAATTATGACATTAGGGAGCTTATGCATCATTTTGAATTTGACTAAGGGTTAATATAGTTTTCTTGTTCTCATTTTGTGTGTGTTTACACTAGAAACAACTCAATAGGGTTGTTTATCATGTAACCATAGGGCTTTAGTCTCAGCCTTTATTTTGtacaaaaggaagcatcatagACCTTTTATTAAACCTCCAATTACTAGGGATTTCAATACCTAGTGGTGGCTTTGCTTAGATTTCATCACACATCACAGAACACAGATCACAGAGAGGAAGAAAACCTCCAACAACTAGGGAATGAAGCCCTAGTGGTGGCTTTCATATAACCCTCAGTAAAACACATCATAGGGCAACAATGGAGCAAGCAAATCACAGACCGAGCAACAGAGGGACAGTAAATCTCCAACAATAGCATCACATATATAGTAAGGAGCAACCACAGTATAGAAAATCACAGATCGAGCAACAACACCATAACAAATCATAAATCCAGCAACACAGACATAAAGAAAACCTCCAACAACTAGGGAATGAAGCCCTAGTGGTGGCTTTCATCTAACCCTCAGTAAAACACATCATAGGGCAACAATAGACAGAGCAAATCACAGACCGAGCAACAACACCATAACAAATCACATATTGAGCAACGAGCCCATCAGAAATCACAGATCGAGCAATAATATCATAAGATAATCACAGATCGAGCAACAATATCATCAAAAAGCACATTTGTGCATCAGAGAGTTGACACCTGATTAGGGGACATTGCATAAGCCCGGGAAGTAAATCAACACGATTCTGATGAAGGCTGGAGACAGCCCATACTTCCAAGACCGCGACTCGACGTTACCCGGCATCTCTACTCCGTCAACGACAAGTCCATCGGTGCTCAATTCAACCTCAGATCGCGATTGGAGTTGTCCCGCACTCGATTCGTCATCGGCGCGAACAGTCGGAGTCTCTTCGTCGTCAACAGCGAGATCCGGCGTCGATTCATCATCTTCGAGTGAAGCCAAGTTTGTTTTAGGTACAAACTCGCTGAAATCAGAGGAGGTTTCATACACCTCCAACAAATCAGAGGGCGTATCGAAGGATAATGGGTAAGCAGGGGGCGTCGAGTGGATAGAGAGAGCGTCGAGAGTGAAATCGATACTGGGGAGTGTAGGGATGTGATTCCAATTGGACATTTTTTGCCCAAGGTGAAGAATgaggcggctagggttttgaTAGAGATTATTCTGATTTTAAGTGTAAATTTGTTTTAATGTAAGGTAGATAGCATTAATATGGTAGGTGGAATTAATTAGTGTAGGATTTAATTGGTAGGTAGGATTTAATTAGTTTAAATAAATTGTTTTATTAAAAGTGTGTTTGACTTGTAGTGtatttaaatatgaatataaactTACCCAAAATAGATAGGACATAAATtcgtggacggaccaaaaaggcaagtaggccaacaattagtggacggagggagtatattatagtTAATCTTCGATAAGAGACTATTTTGTACATTTGAAAATATGCACATAGAAAATATCATTTCAGTAATTAAATGTAGcaataagagcatccgcatcgcttACACGATGCGGCCTACTCATGTAGAGTCGCCATCGTGTAAGCCGATGCAACCTCtccttacacgagggctacacgttctaacgTGTAGCCCGATAGCCCATTCAATTCAGGCGCGTGTTTGACACgcaccattaaaaaaaaaagaaattcgaattttgaattttgaaggcAGCTTTGGCTGCCTCGGTTTGCGTGCCTTTTTTACCAttcaaatttttttcttttttttcttctctttatattcTCTTTATGtcatttttaggatttcaaaattaatgtaatttaaatttgaattaaattgtgtgatttaaatttatgcaattaaacttaaattaaaaatgaaaaaatcaaaacttaaaaaatcatgtaggttatcatgtaaccccaatgtaATCTCTTTGCACAATGTGGTCCCCCTCATCAAATatgctatcatgtaagctatcatgtaaccccaatgtgAATGCTCTAACCAAttgaattttatttcattctctCATCTCAAGTCAATCCAGtagtaataattataatatattgtaTCAACcttaattatgtaaataaatgtaaaaattcataaattaaatagTAGGAGTACTACAATTTTTTTACATAAGAATTCCcctataaaaatttattatcgAGAAATGGTATCTACTTAGCCGTTGATTGTAGAGTTTATGAAATGCTTATCAGATGTTTTAAAAAATCTTGTATTTTGATTAGTTTGTCAAACAAATACCATTTTAATAGAATTTACATGTTTCGGAATTTTCTTTAACTcacaaaaattttgaaataattcattagcctttttctttctcttttgttTCCTCAGCTCCTTTGACACAACAATTTAGCGGGTTTATGTTTATCCAAACCTGAATTAAAACGGAGCTCTACAGCTTAGTAGAAggattttctcttttctctctcacacacacgcGCGATATATATAACATTATAATATGTACCCGCAGCTACACAAAAAGCGTCTTTGTTCATCACTTCACGTAATCCACAAAAACCCGACGCTAAGGAAAACTACCTCTTTCAACCTCCGCAATCGCGCAACGTTGTTTGGAGAAGAATGTCGTACGACTACCTCTTCAAGTACATCATCATCGGCGACACAGGTAGCTCAATCCATCATCTGCTTCTGTTTTTCCCCCAATTTCATTAAGCCCTAGCTCAATTTGGAGTTTCATCTTCGCGCTTCGCATCTGTAGGTGTGGGGAAATCGTGTTTGCTTCTGCAGTTCACGGATAAGAGGTTCCAGCCGGTGCATGATCTCACAATCGGAGTTGAATTCGGTGCTCGGATGGTTACTATCGACGGCCGCCCGATTAAGCTTCAGATTTGGGATACTGTATGTAAAcacctctctttctctctctcatttagTTTTCTGATTCAATATCATTTTATTTGTGTGGGGGTGTTCAATGTATTCCCAATTTGATTAAATTGATACGGTTATAGACGAATTAGTTCTGTGCTAGCTGACGCATGCAATTATTGGGTGGTTTGAATTTTGAAAGTTGATAGGGTTCATGCTTGATTTTTGTTGAAATGTAATCAGGATTTTAGGGGTTGGATTATGGAGATGTGTGTGTTTATGATTTGTCACTCTGGAAATCGCATTAGGTTTTCTTACCTGCACATCTCTGTCTACGTTCAGGCCGGTCAAGAGTCGTTCAGATCGATCACTAGATCATATTACAGAGGGGCAGCTGGTGCACTTTTGGTTTACGACATCACCAGGTAGAGGAATTCCATGCTATGCTCCTATCGTTGATTAATTATGCATTATAGCTTTGTATCTTCCTTATTAGCACTGTAGTACACTGCTCAATTTCGTTCGTGCTTGAAGTGTATATGATTGCAGTTTGGTTTGGAGTTCATAATCTTTGGCTCCACACACACTTTGCAGTTCAAATTTGCTGATCTCGATCGATCACTAGATCATATGTGTTTCGCTTTTCTCAACATTATAGTTGGTGTACATGCTAGGTCAATGCCAATGTCTTTAACAATTTTTGGGAGAGATGCTACTTGGCCTTTTTAGGATAACTTGGGAGTTATGTAGAAATTCTTCTTTTGTTGAAACTAAATGATACTTGGCATATGTAATGCAATAATTTCATGCATTCTCCAAATTCAATTTTCTATACAGTTGAAGTACCAAAAAAGAATATTTGAGACTGGACTGTGTCCTAGCCATACTTACCGTTTCATTCCCTATATTCCATTCAAATTCTTATATGATAAAACTACTTCCTCGGTGTGCATTATCTTACTTAGGAGGGAAACTTTTAATCACCTAGCAAGCTGGCTTGAAGATGCTCGGCAGCATGCAAATCCAAACATGACAATCATACTTGTAGGAAATAAAAGTGATCTTGCTCATAGGAGAGCAGTGAGCAAAGAGGAAGGAGAACAATTTGCAAAAGAAAACGGACTTCTGTTCTTGGAGGCATCTGCAAGAACAGCGCAAAATGTAGAGGAGGTACTACAAACTGAAAAAGAACCCCATTTGTGTTATGTTACTTCCACATTATGATAGTAATTTggtttctattttctttttttattgtaatttgtgTCTAGGCTTTCACTAACACAGCCACCAAGATACTTCAGAAGATTCAGGAAGGTGTTTTTGACGTGTCTAACGAGGTTAGTCACTAATTGATGTTGTGGTGCATCACGCATGGTATTGGAACACTATAGCAGGATAACACTATATGATTAATTTTGGCATGAGTTCATTTTAAATcatcttaaattaaaaaatggtaTAGTAATATATACTTTATGTGAGTTCTCGTCTTATGCTCGTAGCTAACACCCTGAATGCGTACTTgaagtttgattattaaacaTCTAGCCAATTATAGCACCGCTATGACACAAGGTTGATGAAATGTGGTGTGTAGTCTGCTCGATTTAGTTTTAATAGGAAGGCTAACTAAAGGAtatgtgttggacgaaattgCAGTCATCTGGTATCAAAGTCGGGTATGGGCGAACCCAGGGTCCAGCAGGTGGAAGAGACGGAGCTGTAGCTCAACGAGGTGGATGCTGCAGCTGATTCTGGATTCAACTATTGTGCCTCTGTAATAGGCTTCGTTGAATATCTGTGTCACGAATCATGAAATATTTCTAGTAGAACTGTACAGTCAGCCACGTAAATGAACTAATGAAACCAGCTGATGCACTCTCCAATACTTACTATTATCATTCGACGTTGTTTCCATCGATATGTAATCTTGTAATATATCATTGTCAATATTAAGGTATTTGTTGAATTGAGGCTGCAAGTATGGAAATATTGTCAACTCTTCCACGTagaaatatcattaatcatgtGATTactgcattattattattattcaatacTTCCTTTGTCTCATTTGAAATGTCTCAAaattatagtactccctccgtcccaattaaATAGGTCATATTTCATTATTTGGACGTTTCAATTCAATAGGTCGCTTCTTAAAATGAAAAGTCAACATATAATAAAGATAGCACTTTTGAAATAGAcattttgaaaaatgaaaaacacaatatttagctACTAAtcgaaaaaaatacaaaatctgacaatttattacgtgtaaagactgttttgcccttaattagggcgcaTCGGATTTGGGTCGAATTCAGGTTTGCGCGTGGGATAGATACATATgccactattagtgccatatataccaaccgaaaaaaaaaataataataaaaaaaaatctaagtatatggcactaaggggccgtttgatttgcagtttaggattgattaggattaaaattatcttgagaaattagtgtggattagtgtggatttatattatttcatgggtgtttgatatcatggctacttaatcctatattatgtttgatatccataggattatgttggattatattatctaataccaaaactatcctcacataattttaaaaatatcatgtgtgtccaccattacttgggcatttgcatcgatatgcgtgaagaatggtagcagaatttttatccaacttctcagtattaaatttatccgaggggggtgggtggattattagtatgggttaatcccacaaaatagcatggagaagtaggattaagtaggagttgaccatattaagtgcacatgatatcaaacatcacactaatctgtattaatttaatttatcctacctataaacccatatcaaacaggccctaatagcactaatatggtcatacgtatcattcgtgcaacactacataagagagtgtatgacactaatgatattaatatgaccataagtaccagTCGTGCAGCACgctaaatgaataatctaaatcctaaatggtgaatctaaaccctaaatgataatctaaatcctaaatggataatttaaACCCAACAagaaagtgttcaaaatggtcatataactgtactcatctaaataatatcaacaCTCAGGTATATGACATTAATGATACTAATATGGCGATAAataccattcgtgcagcactgagtatatggcactaatgacactaatagtgcaaTGTGTgtctaacccgcgcgcaaacctGAATCCAACCCGAATCTAGTCCGCTCTAATTAAAGGCAAAACAGtcataaaatgtaaaaaaatagctagattttgtgttttttcaattagtggtcaaatattatgtttcattcttcaaaatggtcgtgcgagtatattgtttctATAACAAATATCCacacataactcattatttacatcaaatGTCATTAGACATCACATATAATTAtctcttctttatttctttttcctacTTTTTGGACAAATATATCCTCACAAAAAGTTAATttatctctcctattttattatgattattcGTTTCTTAAGATCCGAGCGCGACCcttgtggcctattgaattgggacggagggagtaataattttgtGAGACATTTCAAATTGCTCCAATTCAATACTTCCTATGTCCCATTTCAAATTATCCTATAGTTTTGAGACATTTGAAATGGGACGGCGGGAGTACAATACAATTAGTGATTAAAGCTCTCTCTGTCCCATTTCAAATTGTCCTATAGTTTTGAGACATttgaaat contains:
- the LOC130990650 gene encoding uncharacterized protein LOC130990650; translation: MAVKLQVSKSLLGQWIKRKELRPHTSAIKPFLTDVNKISRMKYCLSNVVYDAAMSRYSYQSMHYVVHIDEKWFYMTKTSDRYYLLPKETDLYRACKSKRFITKVMFMCAVTRPQFSADGQELFDGKIGIFPFITVEATKRKSKNRAKGVLEVKPIQSITKEVIKECIIKQVIPAIKEKWPKSYQLKHIIIQQDNAKPHFNKDDPDFIVAANSDGFKIELVCQPANSPDLNVNDLGFFRAIQSLQDDKMAKTVKDLLQNVLISFQELSTITLNNVFLTLQGCLTEIMRVQGSNDYKIPHINKSRLLRMGMLLECIEVDEGLIKDSLTHVMQFDVNAGTNYDIRELMHHFEFD
- the LOC130987524 gene encoding ras-related protein RABB1b, whose amino-acid sequence is MSYDYLFKYIIIGDTGVGKSCLLLQFTDKRFQPVHDLTIGVEFGARMVTIDGRPIKLQIWDTAGQESFRSITRSYYRGAAGALLVYDITRRETFNHLASWLEDARQHANPNMTIILVGNKSDLAHRRAVSKEEGEQFAKENGLLFLEASARTAQNVEEAFTNTATKILQKIQEGVFDVSNESSGIKVGYGRTQGPAGGRDGAVAQRGGCCS